The stretch of DNA AACCGCCAACGGCCATTAATCGTAAACAGTTAAGGACTAATGAATAGAGGGGAACAACACAAACAGGAAAAGGCTCTTAACCTAGACTTAACAGCATTAGTTGGGAAACAGATTTTAAGTAAACGGTGTACATGTTCGGGAACAGAGAAATGACAGAATATAGTAGATGAAAAATAAAATAAAAAAAGAAAAAGCATTTGCACGCTATTGTGTCCAACTGCTTTTTCTTTTTATTTTCTAAATAGCTTTGTTCATACGAGTCTTTGCGAGCCGTCTGCGCTTTTCTATAGTGTGATGATTTTGTAGTTTTTGTGGTTGACGACTGTTCTTTGTTCTAGGTCGAGTTCACGGTAGTTGTCCATGTAAGATAGGTCAACAATTACGGAGTTTTCGTTAACTTTTTCAACGACTCCTTTTAATCCTTCTCTAAATTCTATGATGTTTCCAACCTCTGCTTTTTTCATATTTTCTCTCTCCCCTATACTTTTTATCTTTAAATGAAAGTTAAAACTTTTCATTAGGACCTTTGTATAAATACTATTCACAAATATAATGTTTTTGCAATTTATATGCAATATTTATGCAAAAAAGTATTACATACAGTTTGCAACATTTTTCCACAAACGTAAATAGTTTTTAATATATTTTTTTGAATTTTTAATTATCTTTTTAAAATATATAGTTTCGTATACAATTAACATAAGTGAATTTTCAGGAGGGACATTATGAACGAACAGTTTGTTACGGAGATTTTAGACAAGCTTCGTAGTCGAGAGTTACACGAATATATGATAACGAAAGAGAATTTTATGGATTTTAGAAGAGTACTTGTTGCTCAAGAAGACTTTAAACAATTTAGAGGTATTGCAAAGCATAATGGAGAAATATTATACAAATATGAGGATGAACCCCGTAGTTAAAAGTTCACGGATATTCCGTGGATTTTTGTTTTTTTGCATCTTTATATAAAACTAATTTCTTTTCTGTAGTAATTTACATATATAATATGGTACAAATAAAGAGTCGTATTAATAGACTAGTTTTATTTATTTTTATCTAACGTTTACTCAAAAAATGTCATGATGTTTAATAAAAAGAATATGCATAGTAAATACAACAACATTTTTCCAAACATTTTATGCAAATATTAGGAGGGAGTTTAATGGAGCATAAACGTAGTAATAAAATTGTTTCACAATCAATGTTTCTATGGAAAAACGAGCACAATCGTACAGTGCAAGCTTTTTTAGTTTTTCCAGATGATGTTCCAGATTTTCAATATATACAAGACTTGCTTCATTCTATATATTTGAATAAAGAAACAGTTCGTTTAACAGCTTGGTTTGAAGGAGAAATTATTCAAATTACAGGAAAAATACATTCCTTCCGATTTTCAACCCATCGAATTACCGTAAAAGATATAGATAAGAATAAGTATCATCTCCGATTAGTAGATATCGTTGAAATTGTACGTAAGCTAGGAAAATAAATAAATACAAAAAACTGCCCTTTTAAAAGCATTATTATTTAAAGGGCAGTTTTTTGTATTTTAACCTTCTTGAAACTAGTAATTCATGCCCTTCGTTCAGATTACTTAAAATGTATATCTACCTCCAAACTAGGAAAACTAAAATATGGTATTTGGAAGGAGGTAGAAATATGAAGAGATTTATCCAATGGCTAATTGGTACTAGGCAAGATGAGGAAAATAGTAAAGACAAAATGTCTGTTCCGCAGTTAATTACGCAAATGGAAAAATCATCTGATTTCCTCCGTTTTTCCTATAAAACATCGGATGGTACGAATTCTTATTGGGTTAACTATTATAGTACATTATGTGATACGAATTTCTTACACCGTGACATTCTACATTACGTTTCGAATCAGCCATGGAATACTCTTCAACAATTAAAAAACAGCCTTCCGGTTGAGGCAATTGAGATTTCTTCTGATACTGAAGTAATTAAAGAAAAGATGTTATCGGGTTTTATTTTCATACAAATAGGTGAAAAAGATCCAGAAGGTTTATTAGTTCGTTCTTCGATGGTCAGTGAACGGAGCATTTCGTTACCAGAAGTAGAGTACAGCGTAGTAGGACCGAAAGAATCATTCATTGAAAATATCGATGCCAATATTAACTTAATCCGTCGTCGTTTAAATACGCCGATGTTAACGATAGAGGAAGTAACGCTAGGGACGGTATCCAATACAAAAGTGGCTGTACTCTATGTAGATGATTTAGTAAATAAAGAGAACTTGCAATATACGTTAGATAAACTAAATGAAGTAAACTTTGACCATATTAACGACATTTCATACGTAGGTCAATTAATTTCAGATCATGAAAATACAATTTTCCCTCTGCTTATAGATACGGAACGACCAGACAGGGTAACCTCAGGGTTAGTAGAAGGGAAAATAGCCATTTTAGTGGATGGTTCTCCTCATGCGATACTTGGACCAACGACATTAATCGAATTTTTCTCTTCTTTTGAAGACTATTTTTTAAACTATATAATTGCTTCATTTTTCCGTATAGTTCGTGTATTTTCAGTAGCATTTTCGATTCTTATTACACCTATTTATGTCGCAGTTTTATCATATCATTACGAGTTAATTCCGAAAGATTTATTGAATACGTTAGTTGCTTCTAGACATGTAGTGCCATTGCCACCAATATTAGAGGCAATTTTTCTTGAATTAACAATTGAATTGTTGCGTGAGGCAGGAGCAAGACTGCCGACAAAAGTCGGACAGACTATCGGTATCGTGGGTGGAATTGTTATCGGGACAGCGTCTGTTGAAGCAGGATTAACAAGTAACGTATTGTTAATTATCATTGCATTAGCAGCGTTAGCCTCATTTACAACACCTGTTTATAAGATGGGTAACACTATTCGTGTATTACGTTTTCCATTTCTCTTGTTCGCGGAGTTTTTAGGTTTATTAGGAATCGTATTTTGTTTTTGCATTTTAGCAGCACATTTATTACGACTAACATCACTAGCAAGACCGTATTTAGAACCTTTATACCCTCCGAGAGTAGAGGATTTAAAGGACGCAATTTTACGATTCCCAATCTCATTTCAAAAGAAGAGACCAGCTTTTCTTCAACCACAAAAAAGTAATCGACATGTTAAAAATGCCGGTACTCGTAAAAAAGATATTGATGAGTAGTAAGTAATGTAAGGAGAGCATTATATATGCAAAAAATTCCTGTACAATTTCAAATATCGTATTTTTTAGTTGCTTTTTTAATATTTAGTGCTCAATTTGGGGTTGGTGCATTAGGTTTTCAACGCATCATTGCAATGTCGGCGGGCTATGATGGCTGGATGGGGGTTATTATTGCAGGGGCTTTTTTGCATTTTATCATTTGGTGTATGTATAAAATATTTGAAAAGAGTGGCGGTGAAGATATTGTTTCTGTTCATCAATTTGTTTTCGGAAAGTGGATTGGTGGATTTTTATCTTTTCTATTTAGTTTATATTTTACGTTTGCGGCAATTACGGTATTAAGGACATACATTGAAGTGGTACAAGTTTGGATGTTTCCTAATTTGCAAACGTGGTTATTTGCACTGATGTTTATGGGGTTAGTTTATTATATCGTTTCTGCAGGATTTCGAGCAGTTACAGGAATTGCATATTTAGGGATTATTCTACCTGCATATTTGCTTTTAACGTTTATTATTCCGTTTGAATATATGAATTTTCGTCATCTATTGCCTGTGTTTGATCATTCCGTAAAGGATATATTATTATCAGCAAAAGATATGACATTAACTTTTATTGGGTTAGAAGCTCTAATAGTTTTTTACCCATTCGTAAAAAATCATGAAAAGTCTGTTCGATGGGCACATTTAGGTGTATTAGCAACAACGCTTACGTATTTATTTATGGCAGTATTAACATTTTCTTATTTTAGCGAAGAAAAATTAGCTAAAAATATTTGGGCAACATTATCTTTATGGAAAATTATCGAGCTACCTTTCGTTGAGAGAATTGAATATATAGGAATAGCAAACTGGTGTTTAATTATTTTGCCAAACGTATGTATTTTTATATGGTGTGCTAGCCGAATAGGGAAAAGAGTTTTTCAAATTAAACATAAAAAAACGTTACTCATAACAGTCATTATTGTTTTTGCTGCAAGTTTATTATTTGAAGACAGAAAGTATATTAATGATTTAAATAACTATTTTGGACAAGCAGGTTTTTACGTTATTTACGTTTATATTCCAATGTTATGGTTACTTGTACTGTTTGCAAAATGGAGAAAGGAGCGTAAAAATGAAAAGCTTTAAGCCACTAATCATCATTTTTATTTTCCTTTTAACAGGTTGTGTTGAGAAACAAATATTAGATGATATTAACATTTTAACGGGCATTGGCTATGATTTAACGGAAGAAAATGAAGTAATGGGAACGGTGTTAATCCCAATATATGAGGCAGATCAAACAATTAACAATGAAACTATTACAGATATATCAGAACCAAATAAAGACTTAGTTAGTACGGTGCAAAAAAAAGCTACTGATCCGATTGTGTTAGGTAGTATCGAAAACGTTATTTTTCATCGAGACCTTGCAGAACAAGGAATCATTCAGTTCATTGATGGTTTACAAAGAGATGCTTATGTTGGTACTAGCTTATATATTATGGTTTCAGAAGATCCGACTGTTGATATTTTATCAGGAAATTACGGTAACAGAAGTACGGCTTCTTATATTACTAACTTACTTGAACATAATATGAAAAGAAGAGATTTACCGCGAACAAATTTACATGTATTTTTAAATGACTATTACCAGGAAGGAAAAGATCCGAATTTGCCAATAATCGGTCTTAGTGATGGGAAACTAGGTATTACTGGTGTTGGCATTTTGAAAAAAGATAAACTAGCATCAACAATAGAGCTTCGCGATTTATTCTTTTTTAAGCTACTAGCTGATCACTACACAGAAGGGATATTCGTCCTAGATTTACCAGACGGAGAATCAGTTTCTATTATGAGTATACGATCAAAGAAGAAGATAAATATAGATTGGAATGGCGATGTGCCCCAAATCAATATTAAGTTAAAATTGAATGGTGCGCTAAGAGATTATACAGGTGCAAAGGTAGATGACAAATTGATTGCGACTATTCAAGAAACATTTGAGGGTGTTTTAAGAACAGAGTGTTTAAACTTAATAAAAAGATTTCAAGAAGAAGAAATTGATCCGTTCGGATATGGATTTGAGGTGAAAACGAGAAAAAGAGGTTTTGATATTAAAAAGTGGGAGGACCAATATCCTGATATACCGGTAACAGTCAATGCAGATGTTACGATTATTGAACGAGGTGTTATCGATTAATTCTTTTTAAATTCAACTTACATATACTTATAAATGTAATGTAAGGAGGGAGAAACAATGGAAAGACAAAAAGTTCTGCTTTTTTGTGATCCTGGCATTGATGACTCTATCGCTATTATGTATGCACTTTTAAATCCAGCATTAGACGTTGTTGGAATTGTATCAGGGTATGGAAATGTCGAACAAGAACAAGCTACCCAAAACACAGCCTTTCTCATCTCATTAGCTAATAGTGGAAACATTATGATAATAGGTGGTGCAAAAGGTCCGTTAT from Sutcliffiella cohnii encodes:
- a CDS encoding Ger(x)C family spore germination protein, with product MKSFKPLIIIFIFLLTGCVEKQILDDINILTGIGYDLTEENEVMGTVLIPIYEADQTINNETITDISEPNKDLVSTVQKKATDPIVLGSIENVIFHRDLAEQGIIQFIDGLQRDAYVGTSLYIMVSEDPTVDILSGNYGNRSTASYITNLLEHNMKRRDLPRTNLHVFLNDYYQEGKDPNLPIIGLSDGKLGITGVGILKKDKLASTIELRDLFFFKLLADHYTEGIFVLDLPDGESVSIMSIRSKKKINIDWNGDVPQINIKLKLNGALRDYTGAKVDDKLIATIQETFEGVLRTECLNLIKRFQEEEIDPFGYGFEVKTRKRGFDIKKWEDQYPDIPVTVNADVTIIERGVID
- a CDS encoding spore germination protein produces the protein MKRFIQWLIGTRQDEENSKDKMSVPQLITQMEKSSDFLRFSYKTSDGTNSYWVNYYSTLCDTNFLHRDILHYVSNQPWNTLQQLKNSLPVEAIEISSDTEVIKEKMLSGFIFIQIGEKDPEGLLVRSSMVSERSISLPEVEYSVVGPKESFIENIDANINLIRRRLNTPMLTIEEVTLGTVSNTKVAVLYVDDLVNKENLQYTLDKLNEVNFDHINDISYVGQLISDHENTIFPLLIDTERPDRVTSGLVEGKIAILVDGSPHAILGPTTLIEFFSSFEDYFLNYIIASFFRIVRVFSVAFSILITPIYVAVLSYHYELIPKDLLNTLVASRHVVPLPPILEAIFLELTIELLREAGARLPTKVGQTIGIVGGIVIGTASVEAGLTSNVLLIIIALAALASFTTPVYKMGNTIRVLRFPFLLFAEFLGLLGIVFCFCILAAHLLRLTSLARPYLEPLYPPRVEDLKDAILRFPISFQKKRPAFLQPQKSNRHVKNAGTRKKDIDE
- a CDS encoding YolD-like family protein, coding for MEHKRSNKIVSQSMFLWKNEHNRTVQAFLVFPDDVPDFQYIQDLLHSIYLNKETVRLTAWFEGEIIQITGKIHSFRFSTHRITVKDIDKNKYHLRLVDIVEIVRKLGK
- a CDS encoding GerAB/ArcD/ProY family transporter, with the protein product MQKIPVQFQISYFLVAFLIFSAQFGVGALGFQRIIAMSAGYDGWMGVIIAGAFLHFIIWCMYKIFEKSGGEDIVSVHQFVFGKWIGGFLSFLFSLYFTFAAITVLRTYIEVVQVWMFPNLQTWLFALMFMGLVYYIVSAGFRAVTGIAYLGIILPAYLLLTFIIPFEYMNFRHLLPVFDHSVKDILLSAKDMTLTFIGLEALIVFYPFVKNHEKSVRWAHLGVLATTLTYLFMAVLTFSYFSEEKLAKNIWATLSLWKIIELPFVERIEYIGIANWCLIILPNVCIFIWCASRIGKRVFQIKHKKTLLITVIIVFAASLLFEDRKYINDLNNYFGQAGFYVIYVYIPMLWLLVLFAKWRKERKNEKL
- a CDS encoding YkvS family protein; this encodes MKKAEVGNIIEFREGLKGVVEKVNENSVIVDLSYMDNYRELDLEQRTVVNHKNYKIITL